A window from Vulcanimicrobium alpinum encodes these proteins:
- a CDS encoding IS3 family transposase, which translates to MIDVALELCATAPERATCLALGVSRSTLRRRRKPAGERALLKTIARRNALSEAERRYVAAVLCCERFADLAVPQVFTRLLDEGTYLCSVSTMYRILRANAQVRERRRLARHPAHEKPRLVANAPRQVLTWDITKLPSSVKGVYFSLLVMIDIFSRYVVGWTIVRRANAEIAAEFIRATLLREGIEPRQAVVHSDRGTEMTAQPVCDLLDKMGVARSYSRPRVSDDNPFIESSFKTLKYQPTFPSAFGSLEDSYAFCSPYFMWYNNEHRHSGIAMLTPAAVHFGQGEAILAARHKTMIAAYALQPHRFAAGAPKLATIPSQVWINESKAADIAA; encoded by the coding sequence CTGATCGATGTTGCGCTCGAGCTGTGCGCAACGGCACCCGAACGCGCGACGTGCCTTGCGCTCGGCGTGAGCCGCTCGACGTTACGTCGGCGGCGCAAACCCGCAGGCGAGCGCGCGCTGCTCAAGACGATCGCGCGCCGCAACGCATTGAGCGAAGCCGAGCGCCGGTATGTCGCGGCGGTGTTGTGCTGCGAGCGATTTGCAGACCTTGCCGTGCCGCAAGTCTTCACGCGCCTGCTCGACGAGGGAACGTATCTGTGTTCGGTAAGCACGATGTATCGCATCCTACGAGCAAACGCGCAAGTCCGCGAACGGCGGCGTCTTGCGCGCCATCCCGCGCATGAGAAGCCACGCCTGGTTGCTAACGCGCCGCGACAAGTCTTGACGTGGGATATCACCAAGTTGCCGAGTTCCGTCAAGGGCGTGTACTTTTCGTTGCTCGTGATGATCGACATCTTCAGCCGATACGTCGTCGGCTGGACCATCGTGCGGCGTGCCAACGCCGAGATCGCGGCGGAATTCATTCGTGCGACGCTCCTGCGCGAAGGAATCGAGCCGCGACAAGCCGTCGTTCACAGCGATCGCGGAACCGAGATGACCGCGCAGCCAGTGTGTGATCTTCTCGACAAGATGGGCGTCGCGCGATCCTATAGCCGCCCGCGCGTGAGCGACGACAATCCGTTCATCGAATCGTCGTTCAAGACGCTGAAGTACCAGCCGACGTTTCCATCGGCGTTCGGATCGCTTGAGGACTCGTACGCGTTCTGCTCGCCGTACTTTATGTGGTACAACAACGAGCATCGCCATTCGGGAATTGCGATGTTGACGCCGGCGGCGGTACACTTCGGTCAGGGCGAAGCCATCCTCGCCGCGCGTCACAAGACGATGATCGCTGCTTATGCGTTGCAGCCGCATCGCTTTGCCGCTGGCGCGCCAAAACTCGCAACAATTCCGAGCCAAGTCTGGATCAACGAGTCGAAGGCTGCCGACATCGCCGCATGA
- a CDS encoding IS110 family transposase: protein MSMLGVDISKDTFHCCLQRGEKRSEASFENTRTGFRKLRSWLRTHRAHEVHVCMESTGPYWRNLAANLHKAKIRVSVVNPTRTAYFAKSRLLRTKTDAHVSG, encoded by the coding sequence ATGAGCATGTTGGGCGTCGATATCTCTAAGGACACGTTCCACTGCTGCTTGCAACGCGGCGAGAAGCGCAGTGAGGCGAGTTTTGAGAACACGCGAACCGGCTTCAGAAAGCTTCGCAGTTGGTTGCGCACGCATCGCGCCCACGAGGTTCATGTGTGCATGGAGTCAACCGGGCCGTATTGGCGCAACTTAGCGGCGAACTTGCACAAAGCGAAAATCCGGGTGAGCGTGGTGAACCCGACGCGTACGGCATATTTTGCGAAGAGCCGTTTGCTGCGGACCAAGACCGATGCCCATGTGTCAGGATGA